One part of the Bacteroidia bacterium genome encodes these proteins:
- a CDS encoding T9SS type A sorting domain-containing protein: MKKILSLLSILFFWYSSYAQNLGLAWGYTLDNQLESLGQSVLVDPLGNSYIEGVYNGSLDLDPGPGIQMTSNDTANYSLFIKKMDASGNFLWGHSFGTGINPILAGVVSGKNMAIDGYGNVFYTGIFTGTIDFDPGPNAFNMTANSPDGFDHFILKLDPNGNFLWARSMERNSHEQIAKISVDGRGNVYLGGQFWGNVDFDPGPATFFMNARSSGSFFMLKLDHKGDFLWAKSIGNSRRNKLGAIEVDKQGNLYMCAGFNGTLDVDPGTGVFELMSHNNSQNIDVFVLKLDTSGDFLWGSIVRKGGGTWNNIFNLVIDPDENVIVGSSYYGAADFDPGPGQFSMATSGNGTGFTVKLNKRGEFIWAKQLERFPNSNSSDYATIDIIHSDPLGHIYLIGTMLGEMDVDPGPAVYRLGATHVRGGFLIKLSPSGDFIYAINRQPVPGFDISDMGMDPLNNLYFTGRLFERMDIDPGPDSLFLGPDSLNGAFYLLKWTQDSCSDMLAIIDSLEALSCNNGQGYASGHALGGKAPFSYEWNSSPPSTDSFASFNIGGSYEFSVTDSRGCNSTSQVLLNGPTSQNGQDLVVNITSTPFRTGFPATIWLDAFNDGCQPVTGEVVLVLDPFLSYNSSSPPPDTIIGDSLIWYVSNMNFDSPHFMAAVDVTVSLNAGIGERICLDADISPKTNDTNTKNNSRDYCRDVINAFDPNDKLASPQGLCEEGYIEANERLTYTVRFQNTGNANAINIFILDTLDQDFDINSLKVVGQSHKPMITEILSDRVLKFRFDNIYLPDSTTDEKNSHGYVMFEVAPLAGLPVGTELTNAAGIYFDFNEPVITNTVLNTITDVLPSLDTSYVSASSCNSYTLNGRTYMQSGSFVQQLSGMGPCDSVVILNLSLQPLDTSVTLISKTLTANEGGAHGLNVSYQWVDCDNNNSPINGATQQSFTPQRNGNYAVIISRDNCSELSACTNVSVLSIDSDFQAQLKYYPNPTQARVIFELGGFYQEVSLSIQNATGQRVGGERHFGISTLGLDLAHPAGIYFVQLVADGKQAIIKLIIN, encoded by the coding sequence ATGAAAAAAATCTTGAGCCTTCTCTCCATCCTTTTTTTTTGGTATTCAAGCTATGCCCAGAACCTTGGCCTGGCCTGGGGATACACCCTGGACAATCAATTGGAATCATTAGGTCAGTCGGTCCTTGTGGATCCACTTGGCAACTCATATATAGAAGGAGTTTATAACGGAAGCCTGGACCTGGACCCGGGACCCGGGATTCAAATGACAAGCAACGATACTGCAAATTATTCTTTGTTTATAAAAAAGATGGATGCTTCAGGGAATTTTCTTTGGGGTCATAGTTTTGGAACAGGAATCAATCCGATTTTAGCGGGAGTTGTATCAGGGAAAAATATGGCAATTGATGGGTATGGGAATGTGTTTTATACAGGGATATTTACGGGCACTATAGATTTTGACCCAGGGCCCAATGCCTTCAATATGACAGCCAATAGCCCGGATGGCTTTGATCATTTTATTCTGAAATTAGATCCGAATGGTAATTTTCTTTGGGCCAGGTCAATGGAGCGAAATTCCCATGAACAGATTGCGAAAATTAGTGTTGATGGGAGGGGAAATGTTTACCTGGGAGGTCAATTTTGGGGAAATGTGGATTTTGATCCGGGGCCCGCTACTTTTTTTATGAATGCCAGATCTAGTGGAAGCTTCTTTATGCTCAAACTGGACCATAAAGGAGACTTCTTGTGGGCAAAATCCATAGGGAATAGCCGCAGAAATAAATTGGGAGCAATAGAGGTAGATAAGCAAGGCAATCTGTATATGTGTGCGGGTTTTAATGGAACCCTGGATGTAGATCCAGGTACGGGTGTTTTTGAGCTTATGTCTCATAACAACTCTCAGAACATTGATGTTTTTGTGTTAAAACTGGATACTTCCGGGGATTTTCTCTGGGGATCTATTGTAAGAAAGGGGGGAGGTACCTGGAATAATATTTTTAATCTCGTGATTGATCCTGACGAGAATGTGATTGTTGGAAGTTCTTATTATGGAGCGGCAGATTTTGATCCCGGGCCAGGCCAGTTTTCGATGGCTACCAGCGGAAATGGCACAGGTTTTACTGTGAAACTAAATAAGCGGGGAGAATTTATCTGGGCAAAACAATTGGAAAGATTTCCGAATAGTAATTCCTCTGATTATGCTACTATAGATATTATTCATTCGGATCCTTTAGGCCATATTTACCTGATTGGGACTATGCTTGGAGAAATGGATGTTGATCCGGGACCAGCTGTATATCGGCTGGGCGCTACACATGTCAGAGGCGGTTTCCTCATAAAATTAAGTCCTTCAGGTGATTTTATATATGCCATTAATCGCCAACCTGTACCTGGATTCGATATATCTGATATGGGCATGGATCCCCTGAATAACCTGTATTTCACAGGACGTTTATTTGAACGTATGGATATTGATCCTGGCCCGGATTCGCTTTTCCTGGGTCCAGATAGTTTAAATGGCGCTTTTTACCTGCTAAAATGGACGCAAGATTCCTGCTCGGATATGCTTGCGATTATTGACAGTTTAGAAGCATTAAGTTGCAATAATGGACAGGGCTATGCCTCAGGGCATGCGTTAGGAGGAAAGGCTCCCTTTTCTTATGAATGGAATAGCAGCCCTCCCAGTACAGATAGTTTCGCAAGCTTCAATATAGGAGGAAGCTATGAGTTTAGTGTGACAGATAGTAGAGGCTGCAATAGCACTTCCCAGGTGCTGCTAAATGGACCGACTAGCCAAAACGGTCAGGATTTGGTCGTCAATATTACTTCTACTCCCTTCCGAACAGGTTTTCCTGCTACGATTTGGCTAGACGCCTTCAATGATGGATGCCAGCCCGTAACTGGAGAAGTGGTACTTGTACTCGATCCATTCTTAAGCTATAATTCTTCTTCGCCTCCTCCGGATACAATCATCGGAGATAGCCTGATCTGGTATGTCAGTAATATGAACTTTGACAGCCCTCATTTTATGGCTGCCGTAGATGTGACAGTTAGTCTGAATGCTGGCATTGGAGAAAGGATATGTCTGGATGCAGATATCAGTCCCAAAACCAATGATACCAACACAAAAAACAATAGCCGTGATTATTGCCGGGACGTAATCAATGCCTTTGATCCTAATGATAAGTTGGCTTCTCCACAGGGATTGTGTGAGGAAGGCTACATAGAGGCAAATGAACGTCTGACCTATACGGTACGTTTTCAGAATACCGGAAATGCTAATGCGATCAATATTTTCATCCTCGATACCCTGGATCAGGATTTCGATATCAATAGCCTCAAAGTTGTAGGCCAAAGTCATAAACCTATGATCACTGAGATCCTTTCAGATCGGGTGCTGAAATTTCGCTTTGACAATATTTATCTGCCGGATAGCACTACGGATGAAAAGAATAGCCATGGCTATGTGATGTTTGAAGTAGCTCCATTGGCTGGGCTTCCTGTGGGAACAGAACTCACCAATGCTGCCGGGATATACTTTGACTTTAACGAGCCGGTGATTACCAATACGGTACTCAATACTATCACCGATGTTCTTCCTTCTTTGGACACCTCTTATGTAAGTGCAAGCAGTTGTAACAGCTATACCCTCAATGGGAGGACCTATATGCAATCCGGAAGTTTCGTTCAGCAACTATCCGGAATGGGGCCCTGTGATAGTGTTGTCATACTGAACCTTAGTCTCCAGCCGCTGGATACGAGTGTGACTTTGATTAGCAAAACTTTGACAGCTAATGAAGGAGGTGCACATGGCCTCAATGTGAGTTACCAATGGGTGGATTGTGATAACAATAATTCGCCTATCAACGGAGCTACCCAACAAAGCTTTACCCCTCAAAGAAATGGAAATTATGCCGTAATTATTAGCCGGGATAACTGTTCCGAGTTATCTGCCTGCACCAATGTCTCCGTACTAAGTATTGACTCGGACTTTCAGGCTCAGTTGAAGTATTATCCAAACCCCACCCAGGCCAGGGTGATATTTGAATTAGGAGGATTTTATCAAGAAGTAAGCCTGAGTATCCAAAACGCTACGGGACAAAGAGTAGGAGGAGAAAGACAT